In the Brienomyrus brachyistius isolate T26 chromosome 20, BBRACH_0.4, whole genome shotgun sequence genome, one interval contains:
- the LOC125715418 gene encoding leucine-rich repeat transmembrane protein FLRT3-like, producing the protein MVCKYKSCLFFLIRIGLLLSQNSQSVSSSSCPSACRCDGTFVYCNDRDLTSIPLGIPKDATILYLQNNRIKSSGIPTELRSLTQVEKIYLYCNNLDEFPTNLPINVKELHLQENNIRAITYASLEQIPYIEELHLDDNSVSAVSIEEGAFRDSNHLRLLFLSRNHLSSIPLGLPMSIEELRFDDNRISSISEEAMQHLINLKRLVLDGNLLNNRRIGEMAFVNLINLTELSLVRNSFTAPPANLPSSSLAKLQLQDNHINVVPVGAFAFLRQLYRLDLSGNNLSSLPRGLFDDLDNITQLLLRNNPWYCDCRMKWVQDWLRTLPAKVSVRGLMCQSPDKVKGMAVKDLPTDLFDCTEILPTLDTSTVFYTSPLSRGKWPVLVTKRPVVKGPDLSNHYDSTTPSGSKIITLSVKSRGAETVQISWKVAHPMTALRLSWLKMGHSSAFGSITETIVQGEKTEYLLTALEPESPYRICMVPMDTSNVYLSDETPVCIETETGSQKAYKTTTTLNREQEKELYKNFSVPLVTIIGGAGAFLLIITVALVAWYVHRNGSHFSRHCNYNKGRRRKDDYAEAGTKKDNTILEIRDASFQMIPINHGITSKEEFMIHTIFPSNGLSLYKIPEREKTCNRSYRDSGIPDLDNAHS; encoded by the coding sequence ATGGTCTGCAAGTACAAGAGCTGTCTCTTCTTCCTGATCAGAATTGGGCTACTTCTGAGCCAGAACAGTCAGTCAGTGAGCTCCTCTTCCTGTCCATCAGCCTGCCGATGTGATGGAACTTTTGTCTACTGCAATGATCGAGATCTTACCTCCATCCCACTGGGCATACCAAAAGATGCTACCATTCTGTACTTGCAGAACAATCGTATTAAAAGTTCTGGCATACCTACAGAACTTCGTAGCCTCACCCAGGTAGAGAAGATctatctttattgcaacaatctTGATGAGTTTCCCACAAACCTTCCTATAAATGTCAAGGAGCTGCATTTACAAGAGAACAATATTCGGGCTATCACTTATGCCTCACTTGAACAGATCCCCTACATTGAAGAACTACACCTGGATGACAACTCCGTATCTGCTGTCAGCATTGAGGAAGGAGCCTTCCGGGACAGCAACCATCTCCGGCTGCTGTTCTTGTCCCGGAATCATCTAAGCTCTATTCCATTAGGACTTCCTATGAGCATTGAGGAGCTCCGCTTTGATGACAACCGTATCTCATCCATCTCAGAGGAAGCCATGCAGCACCTCATTAATCTGAAACGACTGGTGCTCGATGGAAATCTCTTGAACAACAGGAGAATAGGAGAAATGGCTTTCGTGAACTTGATCAACCTCACAGAGCTTTCATTGGTCCGCAACTCCTTCACGGCTCCGCCTGCAAATTTGCCAAGCAGCAGCTTGGCGAAGCTGCAACTGCAGGACAACCACATCAACGTGGTGCCAGTGGGGGCGTTCGCCTTCCTTCGTCAGCTTTACCGGCTGGACCTCTCCGGAAACAACCTAAGCAGTTTGCCGCGCGGCCTCTTCGATGACCTGGACAATATTACACAGCTGCTGCTCCGCAATAACCCGTGGTACTGTGACTGCAGGATGAAATGGGTGCAGGACTGGCTACGTACACTCCCCGCTAAGGTCAGCGTTCGTGGCCTGATGTGCCAGAGCCCTGACAAAGTCAAAGGAATGGCTGTCAAGGACCTTCCCACCGATCTTTTTGACTGCACAGAAATCCTTCCGACTTTGGACACTAGCACTGTGTTTTACACTTCACCCCTTTCTCGAGGAAAATGGCCTGTTTTAGTGACAAAAAGACCTGTAGTCAAGGGACCTGATCTCAGCAATCACTATGATAGCACCACTCCCTCAGGCAGCAAAATCATTACCCTTAGTGTTAAGTCCCGTGGGGCAGAGACTGTGCAAATATCCTGGAAAGTGGCACACCCAATGACTGCCTTGCGGCTTAGCTGGCTGAAGATGGGACACAGCTCTGCATTTGGGTCCATCACCGAGACTATAGTCCAAGGAGAAAAGACTGAGTATTTGCTGACTGCTCTAGAGCCAGAATCTCCATATAGGATATGCATGGTTCCCATGGATACCAGTAACGTTTATCTGTCTGATGAAACACCTGTCTGTATAGAAACAGAAACGGGATCTCAAAAGGCATACAAAACCACGACAACCCTGAAccgggagcaggagaaggagcTTTATAAAAATTTTAGTGTACCTTTAGTTACAATAATTGGAGGAGCCGGCGCTTTCTTGTTAATCATCACTGTAGCTTTGGTGGCGTGGTACGTCCACAGGAATGGGTCTCACTTCTCAAGACACTGTAACTACAATAAAGGTCGGAGAAGAAAAGATGACTATGCAGAGGCAGGAACTAAGAAGGACAACACGATCCTGGAAATCAGAGATGCGTCGTTTCAAATGATACCAATAAATCATGGCATCACATCTAAGGAGGAGTTTATGATACATACAATTTTCCCATCTAATGGCTTGAGTCTGTACAAGATCCCGGAAAGGGAAAAGACATGCAACAGAAGTTACAGAGACAGTGGGATACCAGACTTAGATAATGCTCATTCATGA